Proteins found in one Oreochromis niloticus isolate F11D_XX linkage group LG22, O_niloticus_UMD_NMBU, whole genome shotgun sequence genomic segment:
- the LOC102077017 gene encoding interleukin-6: MPSIFNLHFSSAVMLAALLLCASGAPIEDGSVAGDFSGEETEEAEMSTVKPFNIWRSLFDSAQEYEKAFEHHFQTLENRDQALDSHTPASIPKHCNITKFRKDACLQTLAKGLLIYSVLLKHVEKEYRSSLNFSDAPSNIGTLIDLAGMVKGKMKNRNQVTPLTSSEEEQLLKEVNSPDPYHRKLHAYSILRALKAFLSEGKRAVCRMEKRVNQSADTSC; the protein is encoded by the exons ATGCCCTCTATATTCA ATCTACACTTTTCCTCTGCGGTGATGCTGGCCGCTCTGCTTCTCTGCGCTTCCGGCGCTCCGATTGAAGACGGAAGTGTGGCAGGTGACTTCTCAGGTGAGGAGACAGAGGAGGCGGAGATGTCCACTGTCAAGCCTTTCAATATATGGAGGTCACTCTTTGACTCAGCTCAAGAATACGAGAAAGCG TTTGAGCACCATTTCCAGACTCTGGAGAATCGTGATCAAGCTTTGGACTCCCACACCCCCGCCTCTATCCCGAAGCACTGCAATATTACCAAGTTCAGAAAG GACGCTTGTCTCCAGACGCTGGCCAAGGGTCTGCTCATCTACTCGGTTTTACTCAAGCACGTAGAGAAGGAGTACCGCAGCAGTTTGAACTTCTCCGACGCTCCGTCAAACATCGGCACTCTGATCGACCTGGCCGGCATGGTCAAAGGAAAA atgaaaaacagaaatcaagTCACACCGCTGACCAGCAGTGAGGAGGAGCAGCTTCTCAAGGAGGTCAACAGCCCAGATCCTTACCACAGAAAGTTGCACGCGTACAGCATCCTGAGAGCCCTCAAAGCGTTCCTGAGTGAGGGGAAAAGAGCTGTTTGTAGAATGGAAAAGCGAGTGAACCAATCAGCAGATACCAGTtgttaa